The Methanococcoides methylutens genome segment AACGTGGGTCAGTGGCAATATTGCCAGTGCGATGTACTGGATGATCTCAGGCAGTACGTTCAGGGGGAAGAACGTTCCACTGAAGAGGAACATCGGCGTAATGAAAAGCAGTATGGGATAATTGATGGACATTATGTTCGGGGTGACCGCTGCAATGGTCATTCCAAGGCATGCGAAGAGCAGGCCCGCAAGGAAAGCGAACGGTATGACCAGCAGTGAATGTGGAAAACTGATGAGCCCGAACAATGCAATCACAGGAAGCATCAAAGTTGCACTTATCGTGCTTCGGGTAGCTCCCCAAAGAAGTTCTCCGATTATAACGTCCTCGATGCTCAAAGGTGTTGCAATGATGGAATCGAAGGTCTTCTGGTAATACATCCTCACATAGGACCCATAGCTGCATTCGAAGAAAGCACCATACATCACAGAAACAGAGATCAACGCCGGAGCTATGAACTTCGCATAGGGCACACCGTCTATCTCCTCTATGAACAGCCCAAGCCCGAACCCCATGGCAAACAGGTAGAGCAGAGGCTCAATGAACGGCGGCAAAAAATTGAGCTTGACGTTCTTCATGAAAACGTCCTTGTTACGTCGCCAGACCTTGATCGCACCCGGTGTCAACTCCGGGATCTTGAAATACATACCTATGTCCATCCAATCTCACTCCCTCAGTTTCCTGCCAGTAAGCTTCAGGAACACATCCTCAAGCGTCGATGCCCTTGCAGTGACACTGGTAAGCTTACACTCCGATAGCAAATGGTCCGTCACTTCTTGGGGTTTATCAGTATAAATCTGTACTTCATCCCCGAGGATCTCATAGTTCGCCTGATGCTTATCAAGACATGAAATAACATTAGGATCAGCTTCGGTTTCCACTATGGCAGGACCTATGTTCTCACTGATCATTTCTTCAGGACTGCCTTCCACCAGTATCTTGCCATTATCCATGATCACGAGCCGATCACACAGCTGGGAAGCTTCCTCAAGGTAATGCGTGGTAAGCACAATGGTCACCCCTTCCTTCTTAAGCCCCTTGAGCTTATCCCACATCAAATGCCTTGACTGCGGGTCCAGCCCCACCGTAGGCTCATCCAGTATCAGCATCCTGGGTCTGTTAATCAATGCTCGTGCAAGCACCAGCCGCCTCTTCATACCACCCGACAGGGATTCGGTCATAGTATCGCGCTTCTCCTCCAGATGCACGAACTCAAGAAGCTCGTCCACTCTCCTTCTGGCCTCACTTTCAGGAATGTCAAAATATCGTGAAAAAACAAGGAGATTCTCATAAACAGTAAAATCAGGATCAAGATTGTTCTCCTGCGGAACAACACCCATATTGAACTTGATCTCACGCTGGTGATCGTTCACATCCATCCCGAAAACCTCCAGCTTACCTGAGGTCATCGGAGAGATGCACTGTATCATACGCATGGTAGTGGTCTTGCCCGCACCATTGGGTCCCAGGAAACCGAACACTTCTCCCTCTTCCACAGAAAAGGCCACAGAATCCACGGCCAGAAAGTCTCCGAATACCTTCTTCAAATCCTCAGCTACGATAACAGCAGTAATGATACATCACCAATCCTTATTCTTAATAAATAATTGTGATGAGACTTGATATAGGTTTCTCGGATATGTAAAATCCTCAAACAAAATAAACTGATAATTTTATCGTGCCTGTCAGGGTTGTATTTTTAGTTCATTTAAAGACTTCTACAGAGCTCATTCTTCATCAAAAATAAATACATCCTCTATCTTTGAATCAAAAACCTTTGCAATGGTATAGGCTAATTTCAGAGAAGGGTTGTACTTTCCCTTTTCCAGAAACAGGATCGTTTCTCTCCTGACCCCGACCCTTTTCGCAAGCTCGTCCTGCGTAAGATTATATCTGGCCCGGAGTTCTTTGATTCTGGTTTTCATGGATCTGTCTCATAGCCTTTCTTATCATAATACCATCTCAGAATATTCCATGAACCCAACGCGATAATGGCCAAAGGCCCACTCACATCCTTGTAAAGTATTTCGGTGGACCAGTTTGCCATTGTCAGGATTCCCAGACACATTACAAGTATCAAGAAGGCATGGTACCCTGCTTTTTCATTAGTTCTTACAGTCCTTTCATCACGGATAAAGTATTCCCGGGGTTTTGTAGCGGTGTACAGGAATATTACCGTGAGCATTAAACCCATAAAAATCAATGATGCACCGGCCCCGTAGAACTGGAATTGCCACAGAACCAGACCCAACAGCAGCATTCCCAGAATTGTAGCCAAACCCCGCAGAGTGTGTTTGTCTTTTCTTATTTTCATAGAACTTACCCTCAAATTTCTTTTGAACTGTAGTGGCGACGGAAAGTTATCAGCGATATCATTAAGGTAAAAAATAATATTGATATAGATTGACCTGTTTCTATTTTGAACAACTCAAAAAGATCTCCCCAGAGAATCACAGCCATTGCCAATAGTAGCACAATAATCGAGCTATTTGCAGCTTTTCCTGCCACCTTCTCTGTTCTTTCATCCTGTTCAGGTTCTCCAGATTTTTTACGCCCCCGGTTAACAATTAAAAATCCTATCGTAACTCCAACGATTACTCCTATAAAGCTGATTATATCCACTGCCATTATATTTTCTCCATATGTTTTAGGCAATTCAAATTTAGTATCAGAGAGATTTTACAAAACAGAAGTGCATTCATATTTTTATAAAGTCCTTTGGTGAATCGATCTATTTTTGTTAGGATTGGAAGGCACATTGCCAGCTCCGGAAAGTATGCTTTGATTCCCTGATCTGCATCCAGATCTCTCCTTAAAATTCCTTTGAATTGTAGTAGGTGACAAAGCCCAGCATTGATAGCATCAAAACCGGAAACAGTATTGCCAGCGTTTCGCGTGTTTCCAGTTTGAACAAACCAAAAATATCGCCCCAGAGAATTATAGCACATGCAGCCATCAGCACAACAATCGTGGATTTTGCAGCTTTTCCTGTCACTTTTTCTGTACGCTCATCATGTTCAGGCTCTCCGGTTTTTTTTAGCCTGAAATCGTAAATAGAGGACATTAAAGCTCCAGTAATCAGTAAAACCGGAAATATTATTGCCAGCGCTTCATGTGTTTCTGATTTGAACAAACCTAAAGTGTCTCCAGAGATTATCATATCCCAGAGAATCAAAGCAGATAGCATCATTAACACAGCAATCGTACATATTACGACTATTCCTCTCACTTTTTCTGTCCTTGTCCTTCCACCATGCTCATAATATCCGGTTCTTTTACGCCAGATGCTGTATATGGAGTGAACCATAATTCCTATTGAAATTCCAATAATTCCCGGCACAAAGCTGACTATATCCGCTTCCATTTGTCCATCTCCATGAAAGTTATCTAATTCAAACTATATATTAGATATATACAACATCTGTCATTTATAGTTAATGCCATCTCGTTTTTTTAAGATGAAATGAGAGAAAGTAAAGAAGAAGCTGTGGAAGAAGAGATTCCTGCAATACCCCTCAGGAATCTGGTATCACCTCTTGCAATGCTAGCTGTATTTGGATAGCGTCACTAAATTGGAATAGCCAACAAAAGCTGCATTGAGACCATAAAGAAACCGGTAGTTAGAATGATGGAAAACAATAAAAGAAAAAGTACATCAACAAATTTTCGGAATCAAACAAAAACAGAATGTATCAAATGAAAATTAACCAAAGTCCGCTTGAGCGGAGCGAAAAGGACGCGGACTGCCGAGTCGCAATTCGGGTTTGATGGGGCCGCTGAGATTTGAACTCAAGTCGCAAGACCCCCAGCCTTGCAGGATGGACCAGGCTACCCTACGGCCCCACGGGGTCGAACTATAATAAGACTTTTCAGTATATCATTCTTTCTGAAAAAAAGCTAAAAAAGAATGCGAAAGTGAAGCTTTAAGCTTTCTCCCACTGCTCATACGCATCCACAATCTCCTGTCCTTCAAGGAACACGAGGTCATGCAGACGGGCATATTCCATTGCATCTTCTCTGGAAAGGGCCTTGCCGCTGGCATCATCAAGCATCTCACAGACCACCATTGCAGGTGTGACATCCGCCATCTTTGCGATCGCAATGGAGAGTTCGGTCTGTCCCCTGCGCTCATGGACCAGCCTGTCAGCTGCACGCAGAAGTGCAACGTGGCCAGGTGTACGGAACTCAGAGCCGAAATCGATATTTTCGCCATCAAGGACCTTTTCGGTGATATTTGAAAGCTCGTTTATGGTCAGTGCCCTGTCATTGTCAGGGATTCCTGTTCGTGTTCTCCTGTGGTTCACCCATATGGAGAATGAAGAGCGGCTGTCGTAGGCAAGATCTCCGCCCCTTTCAACGGTAGTGCCAAGGGCAGGGTAGTTCTCGACCTCATCGCGCAGAATATCGGAAATGAATGGAAGTCCAAGCTTTTCAGAAGATTCACTGTCAAGCGCTACACAGATCAGTCCGCCACCGTCCCTGCGCATCCAGCGCACGTCATCAGGAGTGACAGCTCCTGCAGCGATCACAAAATCAGTCTCTCCTTCACGGCTGTCGGAATCGAAGATGAAGAACATCTCGCCGTTCTGCGCGGCCTTCAATGCTTTATTGATGTTATCAGTGTAATTTTCATTGGAACTCATAGGATCACTCACATGCACTTCGGTCTTCTATTGTAATCTTTACTTCATCCCCGTCCTTGAGATTAAGTGTCTCCCTGAGATGGACAGGGGATATGATCTCCAGCAGGTCATGGGGGTAATGTGAACGTTCAGGTGTCACCACTGCACCGGGGATGCCTTCAACCTCCACAAAATAGCAATTGCAGCTTCCAAAAGTACGCTGACCGTTGGTAAAACCGGAAATTTGTATCATATCCTTCCGGCCGGTGTTCTTCTGTACGTCTGCACTATGATCGGTAAGTCTCACATTAAGCGTACCCGGATAAGGTACGAAATCCAGCTTTTCCTCGAACTGGGAGCGGTAACCTTCCTGAGCGATGTAGTACTGGCCTTCACCAAGCCCTGTTATCACATTTCCGTACAGCTCCACCTTCTTTTCATCTCCACAGAAGATGTGTCTGTAATCACTGTATTCCCTCTCAAGCCATGTACGACCTTCATCGGTTATGGAGATCATCTGGCCTTCAGGGATGATGCTGCGTTTGATCAGGCCTTCCTCCTCAAGCTGTTTTAACGTTCTTGCAGCTGTCTTGGAACTGGTGGAAGTGTATTTGGTAAACTCACTGGACGAGATCTTCACAGGTCTCTTGAGTGCGCCCAAAAGGGCCAGGTGTTTCAAGGAATTTATGCGATGCATTTTCAGGACCTTTGTTGGCTCAAATATGAGATGCATCTCAAATATGAGATGAAAGGAAATAAATGTTTTGTTGAACCAGCTGTAATTCAGAATGCTTTATAATACAATAAAGATATATTTGGTTACAGATTCCGAATGCTATACGCATAGCGGAATACAAAGTAATCGCCTTGTTCCTGAGGAGAAGGATAATGGTATACAGATTGTGCAAAGAGGGGGAGAACAGACCGGATTCCAATGGCTGGCGTTTGAAGCTCTACAAATTGATATTTGAATCCTATTCACCTTATGGAAAATATTTTGATGTTGCCTTGATCGCAGCGATCGTTCTGAGTGTTATCGTAGTAATGCTCGACAGTGTCCACTCGATCAGCAGTGTTCACCATGAGAAGCTCTACATGGCAGAACTGATATTCACTGCCCTGTTTACCATTGAGTATTTCCTGAGGATCATTAGTGTCAAAAGCAAAGTACGTTATGCAACCAGTTTTTTTGGTGTCATCGATCTTCTTGCCATAATTCCAACTTATTTTAGCATGCTTCTGCCAGGAAGCCAGTATCTGCTAATAATAAGAGTATTGCGATTGCTAAGGATATTCAGGGTGCTCAAACTTGTCCAGTACCTCTCAGAGGCCGAAATACTGGTACAGGCCCTTAAAGACAGCAGTAAAAAAATAACTGTTTTCACATTTACTGTCATGAACCTTGTAATAATACTAGGTTCCATTATGTATGTCATTGAAGGAGAGCAAAACGGATTTACAAGCATCCCACGAAGCATCTTCTGGGCTGTAACAACACTGACAACTGTGGGATACGGGGATCTGGTACCTGTTACTCCACTTGGGCAGGCAATGGCATCCGTTGTAATGTTACTCGGTTATTCCATAATAGCGGTTCCCACAGGCATCATTACCCATTCTATTATTAACAGGAGCATGGATGCCATGCCTGTAGAGATAGCAGAAGAGATGAAGGATGTTGCAGTGAACATCGTATGCCACAACTGTGGCTTGCTGGGTCACGATACTGATGCTTATTACTGTAAATACTGCGGAGCCAAACTTTGAAAAATACCTTAAGATAAAGGATAGTGTTAATATGGAGATCCTACTCACCACAATTATCGATACCGCCATGGTAATAGGTCTGACAGCAGCTTTCCTTTTCGCTGACATGATGATACGCCACAACCTGAAAATGGACCTGTCAGGTATTGGTTCAGATCTTGCGATAGGAGCCTTTTCAGTTCAGATATCAGTAATAGCAGCATTGCTGACAGCTGAGGTTACGCCAGAGATCGCCACCGACGGTATGCTTCTAGCTCTCTTTGGTTCCCTGTGGGCAACTACCCTGTGGCAAAGTTCGAAAAGGAAAAAGATCAATTACACGGTATCATTCCTGATAGGCACCGCCATATTTTCTATTTCTGTGGCCCATCTGCTGGAGCTTCATGACCCTTCATTACTAGGACTTGTAGTTGCAGTTGCTGTGATCCTGGGTTATATCGGATCAACCATAACAAAGAATCTCTATAACGAATCCATCGTGAAAGAGTTCGATGGAATTCTGGGGAAAGTTACCTCTTACGACCTGATAGAGATCTCAGCAAAACAAACAGCAAGAGATGTAGATGATCCATTGTCTCCGGTTGTTGATAGCATTAGATGCGCTATCAGGAACAATGATGAAGATAAGTTTAGAACAGGATTTCAAAAGATCACCACCGTTACAAAGAATCTCATGACGGGTGTAAAGGAAACCACGGAAATTACCAGACACGTGAATTTACATTTGCTTGAAATGGGACTCATTGCATTAGAAAAGGATAGCGAGGCAACAAAACATATTGTCAATTCCATAGGTACTATCGGAGCTTCAGCCTCAAACCACGGAAGTCAGGCAGGTGCTATCGAATCCCTGGCAGCAATACTGTCTCTTTTCGGAGCGGCAAAAAGAAAACACAAACAAGGTATACAACACCAGTTTGCAGAATCTGCAGGAGACATCGTAAGTACAGCTGCAAAAATGAAACATGAAAGTGCAGTGGAAAAAGGTCTGCTAATGTTCAGGGAGATAGGGGACAACGCTGTGTTTTCAGGGGACACATCCACAATGACAGCAGTAAATGAAGAAATGCTGGAAATTGCAAGGATAGCAGCAAGCAAGGAATATACGACCTATGCCAGATCGATCGTAATCACAATGCGCGATATCGGTACTAAGGCCCTGAGACTGGAAAGCAACGAAAGACAGGATGCTTTCAAAAAACTGATGGACTCCTTCAGGAAAATGGGTAAAATCATGTCCCACAGGGATGTACTGGAAGTGGTCTGGGCAATGCGTGATCT includes the following:
- a CDS encoding ABC transporter permease gives rise to the protein MDIGMYFKIPELTPGAIKVWRRNKDVFMKNVKLNFLPPFIEPLLYLFAMGFGLGLFIEEIDGVPYAKFIAPALISVSVMYGAFFECSYGSYVRMYYQKTFDSIIATPLSIEDVIIGELLWGATRSTISATLMLPVIALFGLISFPHSLLVIPFAFLAGLLFACLGMTIAAVTPNIMSINYPILLFITPMFLFSGTFFPLNVLPEIIQYIALAILPLTHVVIIIRALTFGAPGWFLLGNLLWIIVVCAIGFVVSVNMMKKRLVV
- a CDS encoding ABC transporter ATP-binding protein, with product MKKVFGDFLAVDSVAFSVEEGEVFGFLGPNGAGKTTTMRMIQCISPMTSGKLEVFGMDVNDHQREIKFNMGVVPQENNLDPDFTVYENLLVFSRYFDIPESEARRRVDELLEFVHLEEKRDTMTESLSGGMKRRLVLARALINRPRMLILDEPTVGLDPQSRHLMWDKLKGLKKEGVTIVLTTHYLEEASQLCDRLVIMDNGKILVEGSPEEMISENIGPAIVETEADPNVISCLDKHQANYEILGDEVQIYTDKPQEVTDHLLSECKLTSVTARASTLEDVFLKLTGRKLRE
- a CDS encoding helix-turn-helix transcriptional regulator; this encodes MKTRIKELRARYNLTQDELAKRVGVRRETILFLEKGKYNPSLKLAYTIAKVFDSKIEDVFIFDEE
- a CDS encoding DUF2178 domain-containing protein; the encoded protein is MKIRKDKHTLRGLATILGMLLLGLVLWQFQFYGAGASLIFMGLMLTVIFLYTATKPREYFIRDERTVRTNEKAGYHAFLILVMCLGILTMANWSTEILYKDVSGPLAIIALGSWNILRWYYDKKGYETDP
- a CDS encoding DUF2178 domain-containing protein — protein: MAVDIISFIGVIVGVTIGFLIVNRGRKKSGEPEQDERTEKVAGKAANSSIIVLLLAMAVILWGDLFELFKIETGQSISILFFTLMISLITFRRHYSSKEI
- a CDS encoding DUF2178 domain-containing protein encodes the protein MEADIVSFVPGIIGISIGIMVHSIYSIWRKRTGYYEHGGRTRTEKVRGIVVICTIAVLMMLSALILWDMIISGDTLGLFKSETHEALAIIFPVLLITGALMSSIYDFRLKKTGEPEHDERTEKVTGKAAKSTIVVLMAACAIILWGDIFGLFKLETRETLAILFPVLMLSMLGFVTYYNSKEF
- the ribB gene encoding 3,4-dihydroxy-2-butanone-4-phosphate synthase — protein: MSSNENYTDNINKALKAAQNGEMFFIFDSDSREGETDFVIAAGAVTPDDVRWMRRDGGGLICVALDSESSEKLGLPFISDILRDEVENYPALGTTVERGGDLAYDSRSSFSIWVNHRRTRTGIPDNDRALTINELSNITEKVLDGENIDFGSEFRTPGHVALLRAADRLVHERRGQTELSIAIAKMADVTPAMVVCEMLDDASGKALSREDAMEYARLHDLVFLEGQEIVDAYEQWEKA
- a CDS encoding winged helix-turn-helix domain-containing protein/riboflavin kinase; this translates as MHRINSLKHLALLGALKRPVKISSSEFTKYTSTSSKTAARTLKQLEEEGLIKRSIIPEGQMISITDEGRTWLEREYSDYRHIFCGDEKKVELYGNVITGLGEGQYYIAQEGYRSQFEEKLDFVPYPGTLNVRLTDHSADVQKNTGRKDMIQISGFTNGQRTFGSCNCYFVEVEGIPGAVVTPERSHYPHDLLEIISPVHLRETLNLKDGDEVKITIEDRSACE
- a CDS encoding ion transporter encodes the protein MVYRLCKEGENRPDSNGWRLKLYKLIFESYSPYGKYFDVALIAAIVLSVIVVMLDSVHSISSVHHEKLYMAELIFTALFTIEYFLRIISVKSKVRYATSFFGVIDLLAIIPTYFSMLLPGSQYLLIIRVLRLLRIFRVLKLVQYLSEAEILVQALKDSSKKITVFTFTVMNLVIILGSIMYVIEGEQNGFTSIPRSIFWAVTTLTTVGYGDLVPVTPLGQAMASVVMLLGYSIIAVPTGIITHSIINRSMDAMPVEIAEEMKDVAVNIVCHNCGLLGHDTDAYYCKYCGAKL